TTTATCTATTCCTACGGCAATGTGTTTATTATTCGGGCTTATTTCTGTAAAATGTAAATAAAAATTATCATATTTATTTGCCCAAGTATTAAAATCAAATAATATCTCTTCTTTTGCTCCGACAGATTCCCTTTTTCTGCACAATACGGGGTATTCGGAATGCTTTTTATATCTTTGATAATATATATATTCTCCGGATTTCTTTTTATCAAATATCTCTCTTTGTTCAGGAAATTTTCTAACCATCTCCTTGAATAAAGTATTTTGCTTTTCTCGAAGCGGTATAAAATAGTTGTAAGTATATTTATTTTCCTCTTTTATATATTTCCGGACATTTTCATCATTAATATTTTCCAACCATTTGTACTCGTCAATTATAATTTTATCATGAATTTTAATTTTAGAATTTCCGATAAATGCTTCTGGCACGGGCAATGAATCGTTTTTTACTTGCATATCTCTGAATTGTTGCTCCAAAGGCTTATAACGTTCAAGATCATTAATTGCTTTTTGATGTAATTTATTATGGGTTACAATATTATACTTATCCCAATATTCCTTATTATAAGTCAAAGGGTATCTGTAAAGTGAAAAGTAATTTGAATGCGGAACTGTTTCACTTTTTTTAAACTTGTTTACCTGCTTAACTCTTATTCTGTTAACGATTAATTGTTCTTCAACTGAAACAGTATCAATATTTACATGCTTTAGGAAACAATTATCATTCAATCTTTTCCGGAGTATTTGGCTTAAGTACCATTTATTATTAATTTTCTTATAATCTATTCTCACTGTATAGGGGTGTGGCCCCAGTTTTTGTAAAGGTTTAACTTTTAAAATATTGTATTCTATACGTATAAAAGCATAAGATTTTATATCAAGATAAATCTTACCTTCAAATTCTGCATTAAAGTATTTTCTTCTGTTAAAATATTTTGCATACCCCGGATTATAATTCCTAAATTGTAAAGCTTTGGGTTTAAAAGATATAATAATTACCATACGATTATTAAATGTGGTTCTGCCTTCAATTTTATATTTGTAATGTTTAAAATGATCATTGCTCATAAATTCATTCAAATATTTTACTTTATCGGCAGAAATTAAATTTAAGGGACCGCCCACAGTAAGCAAATCGTACAAGCGTTTTGAATTATATTCACTTATTCTCGCTTCAATTACTTTAACTTGGTCGTTTGGACTTGTATATAAATCGAAATAGTTATTTAGTCCGTCAACCCAAGTACAATTTATTTTATCTCTTTCAGCATAGTATTGCTTTTGGGCAGAATAAATACTGTAAATATCTGTATAAGCGGCATAATGAAATGTACAGGCAGCCTCCATGAGGTTAATATAACTGCTGTCTTCTTTCATTAATGATCTGTAAAAAGCATCATAATAAACAGGTTTTGCAGGATAATTTTCAGGTATTTTTGCAATTGCCCGCTGTAACAGTTCTAAAGCTTTCAATGGTTTTACGATTACTTCGTCTATCTCATACAGATTTTCTTTTAAATTAACATTTAATTGAGCCTTTATGTTATATTTTTTTGTTTGATAACCTATACAAGAAAAAGTCAATTGTTTATCTTTAAATTGAACCAGAACTTTAAGTTCATAATCACCATCCTCATTAGTAACGGTTCCCAATGCAATTTCTTCTATATATACATTGACAAACGGAATTCCTTTTAAATCTTTATTATTGATAACTTTTCCGGAAACAAGAAAATAACTGTCTTGGGCATACAAGTTATATAAACTTAAAACAGTTGTGCAGATAATTATTAATAAACATTTCATTTTAATAAAAGTTTAAAATTTTAAAGTTGATTTTTTTTTGTAAATTTATAAAAAAAAACGAAAAAAATTTGCACAGTAAATAAAATCATATTATATTTGTAATTATTATATTTTTGTAATCATTACATTTTAATTTAAATAAAAAAATTATGGAAAATAAAAAAGGAATGCCTTTATTGGGTGATAATTTTCCCGAGATAAAAGTTCAAACAACTCACGGTATTAAGAATTTACCGGAAGATTATAAAGGAAAATGGTTTGTATTATTCAGTCATCCGGCTGATTTTACACCTGTTTGTACAACTGAATTTGTTGCTTTTCAAAAACGTTATGACAAATTTAAAGCATTAAATTGCGAATTAATCGGACTTAGTGTCGATCAAGTTTTTTCTCATATTAAGTGGGAAGAATGGATAAAAGATAATATGGATATTCAGATTGAATTCCCGATAATTGCAGATACCGGAAAAGTGGCTGAAACTCTCGGTATTATTCATCCCGGAAAGGGTACAAATACAGTAAGAGCAGTATTTGTTGTTGACCCTGATGCCAAACTTCGCATTATGATTTACTATCCGCAAGAACTCGGCAGAAATATGGATGAAATATTGAGAGCCGTTGAAGCAATGCAGGTTTCTGATAAAAATGGAGTTGCAATGCCGGCAAATTGGCCGAATAATGAATTAATGGGCGATCACGTAATAATACCTCCTGCAACTGATGTAAAAACCAAGCAAGACAGACTTGAAAAAGCTAAAGCCGGAAAATTTGAATGTTATGACTGGTGGCTTTGTCATAAAAAATTATAAAAGTATGGATTAAATATTAATAATTTTAAAATCTAATTATCATGAAAATAAATAAGTACGAAGACATTTCGCAAATCGAACGTGAAGCAAAAAAGGATTATATTGACAGACATTCCGCTTTTGTACATTGTGAAAAAGAGGCGAAAGCAGGCGAAAAATTTAAAGTAAAAGTAAAAGTAGGCGATGAGTATCCCCATCCGGACGATCCTGATCATTATATTGCATGGGTACAATTGTGGAATGGTGAAAAAATGCTTGCCGAAGCTAATTTTATTGAAGGAGCATTGGGAAATGAAGCGAACAATTTAGAAGTTGACTTCTATATTGTGCCTAAAAAGAATATGAAACTTATTGCTCAGGCATTTTGTACTAAGCACGGTTTGTGGCAGAGTGAAGAAATGCAAATCGCTGTAAAATAATAAATTAAAGAGATGCAAAATAATTATTTTCAGCATCTCATATTTTTAACTTAACCTTATTTATACACAGCGTTTTAACATACCATGCTGAAAAGGATAATATCACACAGATTACGCAGAATAACACAGAAAAAAATTCTGTGAAAATCTGTGAAATCTGTGTGATAGATTAAATGTATTCTTTTTAAAAGAAAAAACGGTTTTTTTAGGGGGACTGCATTATTCATAAAAATTAAAAAAACAAAAAATTAAATTATGTTGAATAAAAAAATTGAAAAAGAATTAAACGATCAGATTAATGCTGAATATTGGTCGGCTTATTTTTATTTGTCAATGGCGGCATATTTTGAAAGTGAAAATCTGCCCGGCTTTGCAAACTGGATGAGAATTCAATATCAAGAAGAAATTTCGCATGTATTGAAATTCTTTGATTACATAAATGAACGCGGCGGACGTGTAATATTGAAACCAATTGATGCTGTGAAAACAGTATGGAACGATCCTATTGAAATTTTTGAAGATACATACAAACATGAGCAAAAAGTTACGGAATTAATAAATAATCTTGTAAATATTTCTTTTGAAGAAAAAGATCATGCCACATATAATATGTTGCAATGGTATGTAGCCGAACAAGTTGAAGAAGAAGCCGCTGCCGACAGCATTTTGCAGCAATTGAAAATGTTGGAAGGAAATAAACACGGTTTATTGATGCTCGACAGAGAATTGAAACAAAGAACATTTACAGACGAAACGGCTAAATAATACTATTGTCATTTAGTAGTCATTTGATTGTCATTAGGTTATCATTTGATTATGAGAC
The genomic region above belongs to Bacteroidales bacterium and contains:
- a CDS encoding prolyl oligopeptidase family serine peptidase — protein: MKCLLIIICTTVLSLYNLYAQDSYFLVSGKVINNKDLKGIPFVNVYIEEIALGTVTNEDGDYELKVLVQFKDKQLTFSCIGYQTKKYNIKAQLNVNLKENLYEIDEVIVKPLKALELLQRAIAKIPENYPAKPVYYDAFYRSLMKEDSSYINLMEAACTFHYAAYTDIYSIYSAQKQYYAERDKINCTWVDGLNNYFDLYTSPNDQVKVIEARISEYNSKRLYDLLTVGGPLNLISADKVKYLNEFMSNDHFKHYKYKIEGRTTFNNRMVIIISFKPKALQFRNYNPGYAKYFNRRKYFNAEFEGKIYLDIKSYAFIRIEYNILKVKPLQKLGPHPYTVRIDYKKINNKWYLSQILRKRLNDNCFLKHVNIDTVSVEEQLIVNRIRVKQVNKFKKSETVPHSNYFSLYRYPLTYNKEYWDKYNIVTHNKLHQKAINDLERYKPLEQQFRDMQVKNDSLPVPEAFIGNSKIKIHDKIIIDEYKWLENINDENVRKYIKEENKYTYNYFIPLREKQNTLFKEMVRKFPEQREIFDKKKSGEYIYYQRYKKHSEYPVLCRKRESVGAKEEILFDFNTWANKYDNFYLHFTEISPNNKHIAVGIDKDGSEHKTCFFINIEQKTTEKDSINNIWGPAWANDSKTFYYVLQDSLNRPASVYKHKLGNDFSEDELIYREKDKYFDVGIRKSKLGNYIFLEMFNYTTSELWYINANKPDDNFKIFCHREKNHFYRVKESKNDFYILSNKDALNNRLFKTSKNDTEYKNWEEIIPASKDTLLKNFYVCENFLVLSEIYNVQQSLRVINLKTNESELIKFNEEFYSLNLLEYNYHSDKLKIRVSTFIKPPKTYEYNMSSKTMTLLKETKIKNFSPKDYKVKRVWSTGVDGTKIPVTLVYKKKILTNSQGLKINQKFKYNGSNPLILEAYGSFGSNNTLPYFSPDKFCMLDRGFIYAIAHVRGGSEMGKAWHENGKLLNKKNTFDDYISCAEFLINEHYTDSSLLFGIGGSAGGMLMGVVANRKPELFKGIILEYPQVCQLDALTDSTTMNRQEFGNPDKKPDFEYIYSYSPYENIKRQKYPAMLLISGLKDERVRYWQPTKMTARLRKNNLGTSPILLKSYNSGHTGPSGRDAYYRSMAFEYSFFLSLLE
- a CDS encoding peroxiredoxin is translated as MMENKKGMPLLGDNFPEIKVQTTHGIKNLPEDYKGKWFVLFSHPADFTPVCTTEFVAFQKRYDKFKALNCELIGLSVDQVFSHIKWEEWIKDNMDIQIEFPIIADTGKVAETLGIIHPGKGTNTVRAVFVVDPDAKLRIMIYYPQELGRNMDEILRAVEAMQVSDKNGVAMPANWPNNELMGDHVIIPPATDVKTKQDRLEKAKAGKFECYDWWLCHKKL
- a CDS encoding ferritin, translated to MLNKKIEKELNDQINAEYWSAYFYLSMAAYFESENLPGFANWMRIQYQEEISHVLKFFDYINERGGRVILKPIDAVKTVWNDPIEIFEDTYKHEQKVTELINNLVNISFEEKDHATYNMLQWYVAEQVEEEAAADSILQQLKMLEGNKHGLLMLDRELKQRTFTDETAK